A genomic region of Trifolium pratense cultivar HEN17-A07 linkage group LG3, ARS_RC_1.1, whole genome shotgun sequence contains the following coding sequences:
- the LOC123915394 gene encoding F-box/kelch-repeat protein At3g23880-like has protein sequence MPRRRKQRRPPVPSRSFAEEWEPIITTKKRRRRRRLTTTTETLTSPPLPTLSSDIVAEILCRLPVQHLLKLRCICKSWKALISDNKFIEKHLIMSKASRDRHHLTIYPRIDSHDLELWDSIIPTVFSSTMSSSTVKQTRLWCPNVFNNFVYLCSCDGILCFTIMYRSVLLWNPSIRRFYIYPPLPIKDERRESEYSFGYHHFTQSYKIVAVTNFRAKRKNEVRVYTLGMDSWRRIKDLPYSDFIIRPGVFVSGTITWLVYDATITSKHFIISLDFENESYQKLLLPNVETDTCMLGVLRDFLCISASTDMFVDVWIMKEFGNKESWTKLYQVPYCTGVRGLYPRHKALYISNDDQLLMIFRDSRQLKLGVYDFKSGTFNMSKIESFNSDYMDPEVYVESLISPCS, from the coding sequence ATGCCGCGAAGGCGAAAACAAAGAAGACCACCAGTTCCCTCTCGGTCATTCGCAGAAGAATGGGAACCTATAATCACTACTAAGAAGCGGCGGCGGAGACGGCGATTGACTACTACCACAGAAACCCTAACATCACCACCACTGCCCACTCTTTCCTCTGATATAGTTGCGGAGATTTTGTGTAGACTTCCCGTCCAACACCTCTTAAAACTCCGATGTATCTGTAAGTCATGGAAAGCTCTCATCTCTGATAACAAATTCATCGAGAAACATCTTATCATGTCAAAGGCTTCCCGAGACCGCCACCATCTCACTATTTACCCTAGGATCGACTCACATGATCTGGAACTTTGGGATTCCATAATTCCCACTGTTTTCAGCAGCACCATGTCATCCTCTACGGTTAAGCAGACCAGACTATGGTGCCCTAATGTTTTCAACAATTTTGTATATCTTTGCTCTTGCGACGGTATCCTTTGTTTCACTATTATGTATCGTTCAGTTCTTTTGTGGAACCCTTCCATTAGAAGATTCTATATATATCCACCTTTGCCAATTAAAGATGAACGACGCGAATCTGAATATAGTTTTGGATATCATCATTTCACTCAGAGTTATAAGATTGTTGCTGTTACTAACTTTcgtgcaaaaagaaaaaatgaagttAGGGTTTATACTTTGGGTATGGATTCTTGGAGGAGGATCAAAGACTTGCCATATTCTGACTTCATTATTAGACCAGGAGTATTTGTGAGTGGTACCATTACTTGGTTGGTATATGATGCCACTATTACTTCTAAACATTTCATTATTTCGCTTGATTTTGAGAACGAGTCCTATCAAAAGCTTTTGCTGCCAAATGTGGAGACGGATACTTGTATGTTGGGGGTTTTGAGAGATTTCTTGTGCATATCTGCGAGTACCGATATGTTTGTGGATGTTTGGATTATGAAGGAATTTGGAAATAAAGAGTCGTGGACTAAATTGTATCAGGTTCCTTATTGCACAGGAGTTCGGGGTCTCTATCCCCGCCACAAGGCTTTATATATTTCGAATGATGACCAATTGTTAATGATTTTTCGAGATTCGAGGCAATTGAAGTTGGGTGTCTATGATTTCAAAAGTGGTACTTTTAATATGTCCAAGATTGAAAGCTTTAATAGTGATTACATGGATCCAGAAGTCTATGTTGAGAGTTTGATATCACCTTGTTCTTAG
- the LOC123918307 gene encoding uncharacterized protein LOC123918307, whose product MAILRNFTLKMAFLVAFFFIIASAMWIESEAKQTIITTTCPSTTHCFPDYPSTCSSVADCRNCCVCNEIVQGVFIIPNCNEKHTCECVKIIPSPPPPPTIAN is encoded by the exons ATGGCCATCTTAAGGAATTTTACTCTCAAGATGGCATTTTTGGTCgctttcttcttcatcattgcaTCAG CTATGTGGATTGAATCTGaagcaaaacaaacaattatAACCACAACATGTCCATCAACTACACATTGTTTTCCAGATTATCCAAGCACTTGTTCATCAGTTGCAGATTGTAGGAATTGTTGTGTGTGTAATGAAATAGTACAAGGTGTGTTTATTATTCCCAATTGTAATGAAAAGCACACATGTGAATGTGTTAAAATTATTCCATCTCCACCACCTCCACCCACAATTGCAAATTGA
- the LOC123915392 gene encoding F-box/kelch-repeat protein At3g23880-like, translating into MTPGTVQNDSAAVSSSQSLTDETTAKQQQMTTTAETLTSPPSSSDDSHHDLPLSTLPFDLVQEILCRLPVKSLMQFQCVCKSWKLLISGDHKFAKKHLHMSITQSRHHLMVNKWKDALISSIFDAVSEAKITQTKLRSPPFLNKGYYFVSVASCHGIVCFQIPYYVVFWNPSIGKYKTSPFLRLAQHYGLGYDHVNDNYKLVAVYNYDDQGDSSDDDNGNGNGNGNGGDDDDDDDDDDDDDVFEVSKKTEVMVHTLGTNCWRKIRKFPCGVPVGKSAGTFVGGAINWVTSKDGNEFYASSYFIVSLNMANESYQEILQPDYGELFVVGLTLGVLRDCLCIFSHGESFVDIWLMNEYGDKNSWNKLFTIPFIKDIGLYPSNKAIYIYEDERVLLVSSDDEHRSNPKLVVYDSKSDTFKFPEIAIRRVPTIYVESLITTCL; encoded by the coding sequence ATGACTCCAGGAACCGTACAAAACGACTCCGCCGCAGTTTCTTCTTCTCAGTCACTGACTGACGAGACAACCGCCAAGCAACAACAAATGACAACCACCGCAGAAACCCTAACATCACCACCGTCATCCAGTGATGACTCACATCACGATCTTCCATTATCCACTCTCCCATTTGATCTCGTTCAAGAAATTCTATGCAGGCTTCCTGTTAAATCTCTCATGCAATTCCAATGCGTATGTAAATCCTGGAAATTGTTAATCTCCGGCGATCACAAGTTCGCGAAGAAGCATCTTCACATGTCAATCACTCAGAGCCGCCACCACCTCATGGTAAACAAATGGAAGGATGCACTGATTTCGTCTATTTTCGACGCAGTGTCGGAGGCTAAGATCACACAAACTAAGCTTAGGTCTCCTCCCTTTCTGAATAAAGGATATTATTTTGTATCGGTTGCTTCTTGTCACGGCATTGTCTGCTTTCAAATTCCTTATTATGTTGTTTTTTGGAATCCTTCTATTGGAAAATACAAGACATCACCATTTTTAAGGCTTGCACAACATTATGGCCTTGGTTATGATCATGTAAACGATAATTATAAGTTGGTTGCTGTTTATAACTATGATGATCAAGGTGATAGTAGTGATGATGATAATGGTAATGGTAATGGTAATGGTaatggtggtgatgatgatgacgatgatgacgatgatgacgatgatgatgtGTTCGAGGTTTCTAAGAAAACTGAAGTGATGGTTCATACTTTGGGGACAAATTGTTGGAGAAAGATTCGAAAGTTTCCTTGTGGTGTTCCTGTTGGTAAATCGGCAGGGACATTCGTTGGTGGCGCTATTAATTGGGTGACGTCTAAAGATGGGAATGAATTTTATGCTTCTTCGTATTTTATAGTTTCTCTGAATATGGCGAATGAGTCCTATCAAGAAATTTTGCAGCCTGATTATGGAGAGCTATTTGTGGTTGGCTTGACGTTAGGTGTGTTAAGGGATTGCTTATGCATATTTTCTCATGGTGAGTCGTTTGTTGATATTTGGCTTATGAATGAGTACGGAGACAAAAATTCTTGGAATAAATTGTTCACTATTCCTTTCATTAAAGATATTGGTTTGTATCCTTCTAACAAGGCAATATATATTTACGAGGATGAACGAGTGCTGCTGGTGTCTAGTGATGATGAACATAGATCGAATCCAAAGTTGGTTGTTTACGATTCTAAAAGTGATACTTTTAAATTTCCTGAGATTGCAATCAGGAGGGTTCCGACGATCTATGTTGAGAGTTTGATAACAACTTGTTTATGA
- the LOC123915393 gene encoding putative FBD-associated F-box protein At5g22720 has product MESNNKDNENEDMISDLTNEVILHILSFLNTKQAVQTCILSKRWINLWKTLPTLIFSSNHMTFESYKVFLSQFLFLRDHSTNIHTLHMSSNYTVYDRQFKEAIKYAVLHNVKHLQLDVPNIECFPSCFFSCLTLTSLNLSAHYKRLFNMDQPQIFLDSLNLPSLTKLSLKYYAFRGNTDDCAEPFSTFNMLNTLIIDRCVVRRTSNLRISNAKLVNLTIHCFPNAYPFTSSGLASFRIELYYAPSLRTFTFTGENILKLFGSNNVFSSIKHLNIHLPCCLNPKNHSSILLDWLFKLATIESLTISSDTLTVLYIKPLMVLFILHL; this is encoded by the coding sequence ATGGAGAGCAACAACAAAGACAACGAAAACGAAGACATGATCAGTGACTTGACCAATGAAGTTATCCTTCACATACTGTCCTTTTTGAACACCAAACAGGCCGTTCAAACTTGCATTTTGTCTAAAAGATGGATCAATCTCTGGAAGACTCTTCCCACTCTTATATTCAGTTCAAACCATATGACCTTCGAAAGTTATAAAGTATTCCTGTCTCAGTTTTTGTTTCTACGAGATCACTCAACTAATATCCACACTCTCCATATGAGTAGCAATTATACAGTGTACGATAGACAATTCAAAGAGGCTATAAAATATGCTGTTTTACATAATGTCAAACACTTACAACTCGATGTACCTAATATTGAATGCTTCCCGTCTTGCTTCTTTTCATGTCTGACTTTAACGTCTCTTAATCTTTCTGCTCACTACAAAAGATTGTTTAATATGGACCAGCCACAAATATTTCTAGATTCTCTGAATTTGCCATCATTAACCAAATTGTCTCTAAAGTACTATGCCTTTCGTGGCAACACTGATGATTGTGCCGAGCCCTTTTCGACATTTAACATGTTGAATACTTTGATCATTGATCGTTGTGTAGTCCGTAGAACATCAAACCTTCGTATTTCAAATGCCAAGCTTGTCAATTTAACTATACATTGTTTTCCTAATGCCTATCCCTTCACCTCTTCAGGATTAGCCTCTTTCAGAATAGAGTTATATTATGCTCCAAGTCTTCGTACCTTTACTTTTACCGGTGAAAATATTCTGAAACTTTTTGGGAGCAACAATGTTTTCTCTTCTATCAAACAtctaaatattcatttacccTGTTGTCTGAATCCAAAGAACCATTCATCAATTCTACTCGATTGGCTGTTTAAGCTTGCTACTATCGAATCTTTGACAATCTCTTCAGATACTCTTACGGTACTTTATATTAAACCATTAATGGTACTTTTTATATTGCATTTATGA